One genomic segment of Amycolatopsis sp. WQ 127309 includes these proteins:
- a CDS encoding snapalysin family zinc-dependent metalloprotease: MSRKYLLPGAAVALAMIATPMTAAPAFAAPAQAEAATIVYYDTSDAPTFRAQINAGAANWNAAVSNVKLEESSSGATLHYTEGNDPQGSYAQTDGHGSGTIFIDYTQAEEYNQTRITAHETGHALGLPDHYEGPCTELMSGGGPGPSCTNANPNADESAQVESLWASGFRAAAAAPTRIYEVTMPVK; the protein is encoded by the coding sequence ATGTCCAGGAAGTACCTGCTGCCCGGAGCCGCTGTCGCACTGGCGATGATCGCCACCCCGATGACCGCCGCCCCGGCCTTCGCGGCCCCGGCCCAGGCCGAAGCGGCCACGATCGTCTACTACGACACCTCGGACGCCCCCACCTTCCGCGCCCAGATCAACGCCGGCGCGGCGAACTGGAACGCGGCGGTCTCGAACGTCAAGCTCGAAGAAAGCTCCTCGGGCGCCACGCTGCACTACACCGAAGGCAACGACCCGCAGGGTTCGTACGCCCAGACCGACGGCCACGGCAGCGGCACCATCTTCATCGACTACACGCAGGCCGAGGAGTACAACCAGACCCGCATCACGGCCCACGAGACGGGGCACGCGCTGGGCCTGCCGGACCACTACGAAGGCCCGTGCACCGAGCTGATGTCGGGCGGTGGCCCCGGCCCGTCGTGCACCAACGCGAACCCGAACGCGGACGAGTCCGCTCAGGTGGAATCCCTGTGGGCCAGCGGTTTCCGCGCGGCGGCCGCCGCGCCGACCCGCATCTACGAAGTGACGATGCCGGTCAAGTGA
- a CDS encoding helix-turn-helix domain-containing protein, with amino-acid sequence MSRRITWEDASCPIARAADVLAEPWTLLILRNATAGTTRFEDFRSELGIADNVLTTRLGKLVDRGLLTKLPYRDGGRTRHEYRLTQAGSDALPVLHALGAWGDAHTDSVSAYGPMKLVHTGCGQLTRPGQNCDSCGKPLVRDDLAWRGSWLSEGEIPLAEPIS; translated from the coding sequence ATGAGCCGCCGCATCACCTGGGAGGACGCCTCCTGCCCGATCGCCCGCGCCGCCGACGTCCTGGCCGAGCCGTGGACCCTGCTGATCCTGCGCAACGCCACCGCGGGCACGACCCGGTTCGAGGACTTCCGCAGCGAGCTCGGCATCGCCGACAACGTGCTGACGACCCGGCTGGGCAAGCTCGTCGACCGCGGACTGCTGACGAAGCTCCCCTACCGCGACGGCGGCCGCACCCGGCACGAATACCGGCTCACGCAGGCCGGTTCGGACGCGCTCCCGGTGCTCCACGCCCTCGGCGCGTGGGGTGACGCCCACACCGATTCGGTGAGCGCGTACGGCCCGATGAAGCTCGTCCACACCGGCTGCGGGCAGCTCACCCGACCGGGCCAGAACTGCGACAGCTGCGGAAAACCGCTGGTCAGGGACGATCTGGCGTGGCGCGGCTCGTGGCTGAGCGAAGGTGAGATCCCGCTGGCCGAGCCGATCTCCTGA
- a CDS encoding SDR family oxidoreductase — translation MEITGAVALVTGANRGLGRQFAAALVQRGAAKVYAAARNPESVDLPGVIPLRLDVTDPDSVRAAAAIVGDVTLLVNNAGSSTGASVLGGSLEDIRLEMDTHYFGTLAVTREFAPILERNGGGAVLNVLSVLSWFTSPQVAAYSAAKSAAWSLTNALRLELASQKTQVTALHVGYMDTDMAKHVDGPKIDPAVVAGLALEGVEQGRYEVLADDVSRGVRAGLSGDLTGLYPSLTA, via the coding sequence ATGGAGATCACAGGTGCGGTGGCGCTGGTCACCGGGGCCAACCGCGGGCTCGGCCGGCAGTTCGCGGCCGCCCTCGTGCAGCGGGGAGCGGCGAAGGTCTACGCGGCCGCGCGCAACCCGGAGTCGGTGGACCTGCCGGGAGTGATCCCGTTGCGGCTCGACGTCACGGACCCCGACTCGGTCCGCGCCGCCGCCGCGATCGTCGGGGACGTCACGCTGCTGGTCAACAACGCCGGCTCGTCCACCGGGGCGTCGGTGCTCGGCGGGTCCCTCGAGGACATCCGGCTGGAGATGGACACGCACTACTTCGGCACGCTGGCCGTGACGCGCGAGTTCGCGCCGATCCTGGAGCGCAACGGCGGCGGCGCCGTGCTCAACGTCCTTTCGGTGCTGTCCTGGTTCACCTCGCCGCAGGTCGCGGCCTACTCCGCGGCGAAGTCGGCGGCCTGGTCGCTGACCAACGCGCTGCGCCTGGAACTGGCGTCGCAGAAGACGCAGGTGACCGCGCTGCACGTCGGGTACATGGACACCGACATGGCCAAGCACGTCGACGGCCCGAAGATCGACCCGGCGGTCGTGGCCGGTCTCGCTCTCGAAGGTGTCGAACAGGGCCGCTACGAGGTGCTCGCCGACGACGTCAGCCGGGGGGTGCGCGCCGGGCTTTCCGGCGACCTGACCGGGCTGTACCCGAGCCTGACCGCCTGA
- a CDS encoding TetR/AcrR family transcriptional regulator — protein sequence MRGEILAAAARLLAELGGEDGLTIRGVARAVGIAPASIYQHFADRAELVQGLLDYEYARLRDSMRAAEESLGETDVVGRVRAQIHAYCAFAMDHPGHYRLMLANGASRPDPDARAEGPLLDVIDGLAAAFERCVEAGHPLRVSPGRAAAVVFVGAHGRVALFHSVLHRTGAELVEPFVDELLSLVFV from the coding sequence CTGCGCGGGGAAATCCTCGCGGCCGCCGCCCGGCTGCTCGCCGAGCTCGGCGGCGAGGACGGGCTGACGATCCGCGGGGTGGCCCGCGCGGTCGGGATCGCCCCGGCGAGCATCTACCAGCACTTCGCCGACCGCGCGGAACTCGTGCAGGGGCTGCTGGACTACGAATACGCGCGGCTGCGCGACTCGATGCGCGCGGCGGAGGAGTCGCTCGGCGAGACCGACGTCGTCGGCCGGGTGCGGGCGCAGATCCACGCTTACTGCGCGTTCGCCATGGACCATCCCGGACATTACCGGCTGATGCTCGCGAACGGCGCGTCCCGGCCCGATCCGGACGCGCGTGCCGAAGGACCGCTGCTGGACGTCATCGACGGGCTGGCCGCGGCGTTCGAGCGGTGCGTCGAAGCCGGCCACCCGCTGCGGGTTTCGCCGGGCCGCGCGGCCGCGGTGGTGTTCGTCGGCGCGCACGGGCGGGTCGCGCTGTTCCACAGCGTGCTGCACCGGACCGGGGCCGAGCTGGTGGAGCCGTTCGTCGACGAGCTGTTGTCCCTCGTGTTCGTGTGA